The window CGTAGAGAAAGCAAAAGGTTAAAGAGAGAGTACATAGTAGAGAGCAGATCGGCATCGAGCTCAAAGGTTGCAGCCTcaacagcaacagcaacaatGTACAATGAAGAGATCAAAGGGATGCTGGAGAAAGAAGTGGTTGCCGTTCTGGTCTATGACAGAGCGAGAGACTGAGGggctgtggaagaagaagattggAGATTTGAAAGTAGTGGGTATTGTTGGGTAAGCAAGGAGAAAATGGGATGTCATAGTCGTTGGGATATTTTTTGGGGGATTTGTCACTCATGTATTAATTTGAAATCTttagatttttcatttttgttaaatagtttattagtttaacaatatttctttataattaaagataaaatttaaaatatgattaaaaatcaaatatttaaaatttaaacaataaaatttaagaagCTAAATtggaataatttaaaatagtttaaatacTTTAACAATAAACTATGTCAAAATATGATAAATTAGAGGATGAGAGATTCAGTGTGACTAACTTAcatcatatatatgtatatattataaaaatatgttataGGTGGGTATTAACCCAAAGACCTCTCACTTGGtgcaaaatcctagaaaaatcctaaataaccctaaaaaatcctagaaaaccctaaaatatcttggaaaaccatagaaaacacacaaaaaaataatagaaaaccctagaaaactttagaaaaacactagaaaacactagaaatgcctagaaaaaccctggaaaataatagaaaaatcctaaaaaaaatctaaaaaaccatgaaaatcctaaaaaccatagaaaaatcctaaaaaacctagaaaaccctagaaaatctcagaaaattctagaaaaccctagataagaCTAGAAAAACCTACAAAAATcctagaagatcctagaaaaccctaaaaaacactaaagaaccctagaaaaccctaaaaaatacaaaaaaaaacccaagaaaatcctaaaaaccctagaaaatcctaaataaccctagaaaactctagaaaaccctaaaaaaacctaagtatcctaacaaatcctaaaaaactctagaaaatctaagaaaaaccctaaaaactctagaaaaccctagataatcctaaaaaattctacaaaatcctagaaaaccctaaaaaatcctagaaaaatcctagaaaaccctaaaaaatcctagaaaaactctataaaaccctaaaaatcctaaaaaccctagataaccttacaaaaatctagaaaaccctagaaacccctaaaaaatccatgaaaattctagaaaaccctagaaaaaccctaaaaaccctaaaaaattctaaaaatcctagaaaattctagaaaaaacctagaaaaccctaggtaaccttagaaaaccaaagaaaaccctagaaagaccctagaaaatcctagataaccttagaaaattctagaaaaccttagataaccctagaaaaccttagaaaattctagaaaactctaaaaaatcctagaaaaccctagatattcctgaaaaatcctaaaaaccctagaaaattctaggtaaccctagaaaatcctaaaaaaatctagaaaaccctagaaacccctaaaaaccctagaaaaccttagatcaccctagaaaaccctaaaaaaatccttaaaataatagaaatcctaaaacccccaaaaaaatcctagaaaaccctagaaaatcttagaaaaatcctagaaaatcctaaaaaatcctagaaaaatactagaaaaacgtagaaaacaatagaaagccctagaaaatcctagaaacatctagaaaatcctagaaaaatcttaaaaaatcctaaaaatcataaaacactagaaaaccctaaatacgctagaaaacccaagaaaaacctataaaacctaagaaaaaacctagaaaacccaagaaaaccctaaaaagccctagaaaaccttcgataaccctagaaaatcctagataaccctagaaaaccctagaaaaccctaaaaaactctggaaaaccttataaaaccctagaaaaatgaaCAAGATATAGCAATCGTTTCAATTAGAACATTTGCTTTATACCATATATAGCTTCCATGTTATTTTCCTTGTAAACACCAAGAGGTGATCCATGGACAGAGAAGCATCTCGCCAGGTTTCGGCGGCCTAAGGGTCTTTGGTGTTATCCCAACAGATAAGCGTTGACTACTCACCTGCAAAAGGTAACAAAGCCAAATCAATCACAGCTGTTTAAAAAATAGCCTCAGCAATGAATACTAGAGTtcataaagtcatccataaaaaacaGATGGTAAAAAATAAAAGGAGGAAATACAGACATTGGGAGTCTAAAGACCTTCTTGACTTGTGAGAGTTTGAGCTTCACATGGCTCCTCAAAAACCTATGTAACAAATATTCgatcaattcatattatcacaaTACATTGCAATCACTAATTAGTTGTTATTTGCAACCTGATTAAGTTAGTCATAATAGATTTAGCAGCGTATGCAAAGAAACTAGTAATAGAGGTAAGTTCTCTTCCATCTGTACATGAAACGATCCTAAATGAATAACAACATTTCTCATTCAAATCAATTCATGGATGCTTCAGCACATGATGGAAATGAGAATGGAAGTGCTATATTAATGCTGCTCTTACACAGCTATTCCAATTTTATGTCGCATCAAGTCCTACGTAAGTGACCCAAACAAGCCAGCTAAGGATGTTACAAAATACAATTAATCAAAGTgcacagagaagatagagaacatACAAAGTCCTTAAAATGAAGattctcatcaccaagaaatcatgTTCTCTCTGTCAACAAAGAAGTAAACTAACAGGTATAAACTACAATCTATGCCAAATGTATAAGAACTATAATATCTATAGTAAAATCGTTCAAAATTGAAGGAAGTCAAACAATTTAAGGGGCATAGAACAATAGTATGTTTCGTAACACACATttccatttttttaattcaatttaagaaACTTTAATTCAGatatgaaatgagttaaatcgaaagagaaaacaaaacacTACCAGTATTGCTAGAGTATTCAAAACCACCAAACTGAGGAACCGAAGAAGGACATTTCGAAGGAAAAGCAATCGAAAGCCTTTGGAATAGAGAAGCGTGCAAATCTCTTCCTACACCACCACAGGTCGTGGACATTctgctccctctctctttctacTTCACATCGAATTTCCCATTCCCTTCTTCTTTTACAATTGAGAGATTCGGTAAGGTTTCTTCGAAGACCTGCAGCATTGGCTTCCAGAGCTGTTCCTCACTGAAACACGATCGAACCAAACGAAGTTCCATCAACAATCGCTCGATGTCAACATCACGAACTACCCTAATTGCACTGATTTGATGCTCCACTGCCACAAACACACAGGTAGagttttaatgaaaataaatagtGAAAACTTTATGCTGATCAAGAAATTTGTTATTTGATTTCGTTGTACCTTCGATTTCAAGCTCTTTGAATTGAGGTTGCTGCGTTTCGGTTTTAAGTTCCTTCAATTAAGTTGATTGTTTGACCATTTTTTTCGCTCTACGCCTTGGAAATTTTGcctttaatatactaaaattaaccctagaaagccctataaaaatcctagaaaataatagaaaaaccctagaaaacaaaaaaaaaaccctagaaataccttaaaaaatcctaaaaaccataaaaaaaactttagaaaaccctaaaaccctagaacacctttgaaacccctagaaaacactagaaaatcctaaaatcactaaagaactctagaaaaccctaaaaaccataaaaaaatcattgaaaatcctaaaaaattttagataaccctagaaaactttggAAAAGTtctaaaaaaccgtagaaaatcctagaaattctagaaaaactctaaaaaaatcctaaaaaaccataaaaagtcCTAGAAGATtttggaaaaccctagaaaatcttagaaaaattcctaaaaaaacctagaaaacaatagaaaaactatagaaaaatctggaaaaccctaaaaagatctaaaaaacactaaaaattataaaaaattcctaaaaagccctaaaaaaaaacttaaaaaaatcctagaaaaccctagacaaccctaaaaaattctacaaaattctaaaaaatcataagTTGCATCTGATATCTTATGTTCTTTTTGTCACCTAAAACTTCTTCAATTGTCAGCACTTCAATTGCTGCTGTTGCTGAAACCAAATTGCCATGTGAAATTACAGAGAGAAGACTGTGGAAGAGATACGTGATGCATTCCTATTCTTTTCCATATTCCCTATTTTATGTGCATTTGGCTTAgaaaattgaattaattgataaattaagaaaaaatttgcATTTTTATTGAGTGTTAAACACGACTTCCTGGAATATATCGAAAAGAATTGGAATATTGCATAAATGATATAAATTATATGTTCAAATCATTGTGTAAAGCCCTTATTTAACTGATATCGATTCCAGTGATGATAGAGGTCGGGTATTTCCAACAGAGTTGTTTATAGAATTCTGAACTAGATATTTCTTTCTTTTGCCCTGACCATTTTGGGATCCTGTAATCTTCTGTAGATTATCAAAGAGTGGAATACTGAGTTGCAAGAGCGTACTGGAAAATTTAGGAAACAGGCTAATGCTATAGCTGAGCGGGATCGTAGAATTTTGAAGAATCGTGATGTTCTATTGAGGCTTGAGGTTTCTCTCTCTGCTgataatctttttctttttctacttttttttttctattgtacGCTACATGAAACAGCTTACATTTACCAATTATTTCTCTATGGCTTAtataaaatgtttttaatttagaTCGAAGCGGCAAAAGTAGTTGAGACACAGTCAAACATGGAGCGGCAATTGGAGTTAATTGAGACTCATCAACAGGAGGTATTTTGAGAAGTTCTTTTTCCCATTTCTAAACAGTTTTTGGCGAGCTGCATTTAATGTGTGTTTGGCCTACTATTTATTTTAGTTGTTGTGATGTGCTGTTCATACAAGATTTTGCATGTGATTTTTTCTAGTTCTTTTATCTTCAGCAACTAggatctttgttttttttttttttttttggtaaatttcTCTAACATTAGGGCTCGAAACTAGCTTCTCTTCTGTTTGAAGTTAATTTTACTTAAGCATCTTTGCATTTTTATCGTATGAAGGAATTAGTTGTTTGCTTGTCTTTTTGTCATCAAGCTCATGGAGGATGGATCGACACAATCTACAAAGCTGAtactaattatataaaaatatattacttcctGTTTGTATATTTGCATATTGGGAATTAACATACTAGTAAGAAGCTATAAATTTCATGGTTTTTACAAACTCAACAAGCAGGCAACATTTATTGATTTCAATCAGATCGTTGACATAAAGTGAATTAAACCTAGGTAGCTTGATTATTGAAGcaattagaatttagaaatagaaaagaTTGAAATTGATAGACTCAAAATCGGAACATTTAATTTTCATTATGCTAGAAGAGTTTAGTCACTTCATCTAACTTTTATCTGGTTATCCAAATTGTTTTCTCTACATCTGAAGAGTAAGTTACTatgcttatataaaaatattttcatattgaTTTTATCATTTAACAGTTTCATCgcccaaaaagataaaaaaggaaTTGAAATGAGTTGTGTTCTGAATGAATTCTTTTGTTGTCATTCCTGTATTTAGGTTGACAAGGCTTTACAAAGCATGGAGGAAGATGAAGCTGCTTCTACAAGAGAATGTTAGTTAATCCTAGTTTGTTTGGTGATTAAGTAGTATCTGGGTCCAGTGAAGGCTATTAGTAATTTTTGTTGTAATATGAATTGTAATTTTGATACCAGTACCTCTCATTCTGTCAtttctttgatttatttttccAATACATTGATTTGCAGGTATGAGCAGTCTGAACTGATAGAAAGGGAACTAGAGCAGATGACAGAACAGATCAAATTCATCATCCAATCTCTTAACTCAAACCAGGTAAAGGTTGTCAGTTTCAGTTGATTTGTTATTACACACAGAACTTAAAAGCGATGCTTACTTTATTGTGACATTCAGGGTGGAGAGCTTGATGCACTTGATGGAATGACTCCATTAGATGCAGTAGTTCGAATTCTAAACAATCAACTAACCTCTCTGATGTGGATAGATGAAAAGGTCAGTATTTTCCACCATGCCATTGTTTGGTGGAACTTTTTGTTGCTTCTACTTGTTAGGTATGCTTATTATTGGGTGTGTTCATTTGGGAGTGAAGTCAAGCTAACACCCTTATAATAGGTTGGATACTATACGCACCTGAACTTAGTTAAAAGCTTAGGTATTAGTTAAGATCATTCATGCTCTTTAATCCGACGGGATTGAAGTTCGATGTGCATATAAGTATTGTCTTCCCAGTATTtggaatttataataaattttctccgaaaaacaaaacaaacaaagatCTGTAAACATGATTCCTCGACTCAAATATTCTCTAATTGTGGTTATGGTGTGTTTTTTTCGGAAGAGAAGGTGGATTCCTTGAAAACCTAATTTGCGCCTGTTTCTTCTGTCCTGTGTTTTTGCCTTATAACTGAATACAAGTGCTGTGATTTTGATCAATCCTTCTCGGGCTGAAGAATTTTCATCCCGCATTCAGAAGCTTGCTAACCAAGGTTCTGCTTCAGATCGTGAACTGACGGGTCCAAGAATCTGGATGTCCTGATATGTCGATCTTGTAAGGACCTGTTCAAAATTTAGATGAAATTCCAGCAGATAAACACACGGATTTGTGAGAGGAGGTTATTGTGCCTTTTGTGTGAGATTTGAGATgtattgtttgagtgattgttaCCATTAAATTTTCTGTTGgcctaaatattatttttttacatatactgtttttaatagaaaaaaaatataagtacatTTAATATCTAAATAGGTAatgaacaaaataattaaaagaatgagAGACAAGCTTTTTCTTTTGAAAAGCTTATGTTCTTTCCTCAACATTTGTTATCATAGTATTCTTGACTATACATgaggaaaactcaagaaaatcTTACATAATGTGGTCAAAAGAGATTTACGTATAAACAACTTCATTTGTAGACATATGATAGGACTCAACAACATCGATTGATCCATGTAACTAACTCAACCTAATGAGATAAAGTTGCTTTGTTGTAATATTTTTCGTTCGAACATCCAAATAAAGGCTTTTAGTTCATTCAAATAAACTAAATATCATTTAATGTTAGAATCATTAGTGGTTTAGTCTCCAGtttattttaaagtttttaattCAAGAAGTATCTAAACtgaatatatttttgttagttgttTCAATTATCTTCAAAATCTAGCGATCTGCAAATACGAGTCTGTATCTTGCAGAATGCATTTTCTGGTTGATTGACACAGCAACTTAATATTTGTATTATAAAATCAAATACAATGAGAAAGCTAATACATACACTCTCAAATGTCTCGGTGCGCAGACTAGTGTCTTATGTACAAGAAATAGGTGTGACATGAATGAGGCAAAAGATTGATGTACGAGATGTCGAGATTATCCAAACAAATCGAAACAACCACCAATGAAACAGAGGATTACAATGCAGAGACGACCTGAGTTTCTCGTGCAGCACTGCCGGATCTACGTGTTGCTACTTCGGAGAATGAAAGAAATCATTTATCAGTGACTGGAAGTTTTCTATCAGTTCCCAGACTTTTCCTTTTATGAGCTGTAGTATCCAGCTTAACAGATACATGGCGAGCTCATTTTCTTCAGAATTCTGAGGCGTCTTGTTCTCATCTAGATGAAAGAATACAACGTGGAATGAGTCAGTTGGTTAGAGGCTGAAGCAATCTAGGATTTCAATATTTCATGAAACAGACATTGGCATTTGGCAATATTGGTGTCGTTCGTTCAACATAGCTTCTTTGTGACAGTTTTCACTTAGCCACCACtagtaattattattgttattattattcaaaatacTCAAATGCCATGCCAATGACTCACTAGTCAAGTGGCAAAGTCAACTAGAAAAGAAGGTGTGCATGGATAAACATCCAGTGGGGAAACAAACTGTTTTGATGCGTGGCTCCCTAAGTTATGAGTAAACACTCTTTATAGGTTATATCAAGAGGCCAGAAGGATTGGTTTCCGCTATGTTGGTAAACCCAGCAAAGGTAATATAAAGAAAAATgtcaaaagtaaaaaagaaagagaagtatTTGGAAGTCAGCAACTTTTAGTATTTTTGACTATCATTTGACAAGCACAAATACTAAATtgtctttaacaaataaattttactagtTCATGTgtttaaaactctaaaaaatgTGGGGACAAACTATTGATTCATGTGTGTAaaactctaataaatatagatataaattatatgCTTTTTGTATGCAAAACTTTTATAAATATGGGGACGCCTTTCAAGTACTGgcaaaaaatgataatatttgctATCCATATAGCATTGCTAAAAAAGAAATACTCAACTGCAATTGCTAGCCGCTGCATCTTAGTGATTTAATTTTGTTTAGCTTCTTCATTTTATAAAATAAGAGGGGGTCTTGGAGCAACTACGAGTTCTCTTCGTGGCGGCGAAGGCAAAGGGATGGAGTCCCATTGAGAAGAATGAACAAAGTGAGGATCTCGACGATCCACCGAAGGGGTTTTTTGTTTTGAGATTCGGTTTTGGTTTTGGGTCAAAGTCAAAAGCAAAATGTATGCtcttgtttgaatttttttttaaataacgtcACATTCCGTCTCTTCGCACCATCCTCCTATTTCTTCTAATTGGTTGTCGTTCAGACCTACCTACTAGGCATTCACAGCGCGCCGTCGATCCGTCTACACAGATCTCCGCCGCTGCCAGAAGGAGAGCCGTCGCGAGGTGCGCATTCGGCTGCAAGTACTATTGTATTGCTTTACACGTGTAGCCGCCGCAACCGCTCTCTCGCAATCCTATGCCACTGCCACCGCTGTATCGCGACTTCAATGTCCCCCGCAGCT is drawn from Arachis hypogaea cultivar Tifrunner chromosome 12, arahy.Tifrunner.gnm2.J5K5, whole genome shotgun sequence and contains these coding sequences:
- the LOC140176917 gene encoding nuclear pore complex protein NUP62-like — its product is MIEIIKEWNTELQERTGKFRKQANAIAERDRRILKNRDVLLRLEIEAAKVVETQSNMERQLELIETHQQEVDKALQSMEEDEAASTRECMSSLN